From Solibacillus sp. FSL W7-1464:
CTTAACGATCCTGGTAATTTGACTCTCGATTTCACACTGGAAGATATAGCTGGTGTATCAGAAATTCCGAATGACTATTATTTTGTAATGGGCGATAATCGCCGCAAAAGTAGTGACAGCCGAGATCCACGCATCGGCCTAGTTTCAAAAGAACAGATTCTTGGCTCCACATCCATTCGTTTTTACCCGCTCGATTCAATAGGTTTGGTGAAATAATTCCGATTTGTAGACTTGCCGCGACTGCTGTAATTAGCAGTCGCGGCTTTTTATGTTTTTTAAAAGTATAAAATAAATTACAATATGACAAATATAAATTGCATTTAGAATTATATATTGTATAATAAGCTTAACAATATTAACTTTGGAGGAGATAAAATGGGGTTTTGGAACAAAAAAATGGTAGATGAGCGTGTGTACAACGCGCAAAATAAAATTTACCGGGAAATCTATATACTTACAATGATCATCGTTATCGTTTCGATTGTGGTTAAATTTTACCGTTTCGGAGTAAGTATGGAGTCTGTTGCTACTGAGATGATCATTTTAATAGGTGCCAGTCTATACTACGGCTTCCGTTCTTCACAACTTGGGGTATTTTCGGATGAAGTTGAACTTCATGATGCCAACAGCAAGTTTTCATACAGCACAAAACAGCTGATTCTCGGTGTTGGATTTGGTCTGGTCATCGCACTTTTCATGGGAATTAACAGTGCATACCAATATGCGGACAGTTCTTCTCAGGCAATTGAATATTTCTTTGTAGTGTTCATCGTTTCGCTCATAATTTATGTTCCACTTTATTTACTGCTGTTATTTGCTGCCTTTAAAAGCGCCTTGAATAAAAGTCAAAAAGTGAACAGCAAAATGCTTGAGGAAGATGATGATGAGGCGGGGCGAAACCAATGAAAAATATTCGTTTGAAAATGGCCAGAATTGAACATGATCTTTCACAGGATGAGCTTGCAAAAAAGGTTGGGGTTACACGCCAAACAATCGGACTCATCGAGCTCGGCAAGTATAATCCGACATTAAGTGTCTGTATCGCCATATGCAGAACATTAAACAAGACTTTGGATGAACTGTTTTGGGATGACCAGTCCTAATAACGGCAGCCATTATTAAAGGGAGCGGAAAAGTTATTTACTTTTCCACTCCCTTTTAATGTTCTATAATTCCAGCTTGTACAGCTGATCATCCTTCTCTCCGGGTGCACCGCGTCCGTCCGTATTATTTGTAATCCAGTACAATGTATTCCCTTCAATCCATACATCGCGGATTCGCCCCAAAACATTGACGATTTCTTTTACTTTTTTTGATTTCAAATCAAATTCAAGCACTGCTGTTCCCCGCAGCGCAGAAACATATAGCTTGTTATCGTAGAACGCCATACCTGAAGGGGCCCAAGTATTATCATTACCTGAAGTGAATAATGGGGATATGAACCCTTCCTGCTTTTCCTCTCCTTCAATTAAAGGCCAGCCATAATTTTTCCCTGCTTCAATTTTATTGATTTCATCATTTGCACTTTGCCCATGTTCACTTGCATACATTGTGCCGTCCGGTGACCACGTAATACCTTGCGGGTTTCGATGTCCGTAGCTGTACACATATGAATGTGGAAAAGGATTGTCGTCCGGAATGCTCCCATCCAGATTCATGCGCAGTATTTTTCCGCCGAGCGTAGTCAAGTCCTGTGCATTTTGCGGATTCGATGCATCACCTGCTGTCGCATAAAGCTTTTGATCCGGGCCGATTTTTACACGCCCACCGTGATGATACGTACCACTAGGAATTTCATCGAGCAGTATGCTTTTCTCCAGCCAGTTATTATTTTCAAGCATAAGCAATACAATCCGGTTAAACTGGTCGTTCCCATTTTCATACGTATAATAAGCATATGCCTCATTGGATTGTTCAAAATCCGGTGCCAATTCAAAGCCAAGCAGCCCCGCCTCTGATGTGGTGGACAGTGTTTTTTCAAGCTTTACGTCCTGTCTTGTCACTTCTCCTTGCTCGACTTTTACAATATGCCCTGTTCGCTCCGATATATAAAAGATTTCCCCAATTTTATTAATTGCCCACGGTGCATCTAAATTAGCAGCGATTGTTTCGTATTGCTCCACCGTTTGCGGACTGCTACTTCCAATGGACACAGATTGTTTTTCATTTGTAGAACATCCTGTTAAACATAGCAGGGAAATACCCAACCCGACGAATAACTGCTTCACAGAAAACCTCCTTTGCGGTACATATCTTTTCAATGTTTCTTCATTTAAAAATCTATAAAAAACGGCTGTTTCGTTGCGTCCAAACAATATTCTATTCTTTGACGAAAGTTGCCTACTGTCACCATTTCCAGGGCCTCTTCAATTGGGAAATACCCGACTTCCAGACTTTCCGGTGAAGCGGTATACCCCCGATTGGTTTCGCTAAGAAAAGCGTGTTGCAAATACATTTCTCTACATTTTGAAAAATACCGCAGAATTGGAGTATCTCCA
This genomic window contains:
- a CDS encoding helix-turn-helix transcriptional regulator yields the protein MKNIRLKMARIEHDLSQDELAKKVGVTRQTIGLIELGKYNPTLSVCIAICRTLNKTLDELFWDDQS
- a CDS encoding PQQ-dependent sugar dehydrogenase — protein: MKQLFVGLGISLLCLTGCSTNEKQSVSIGSSSPQTVEQYETIAANLDAPWAINKIGEIFYISERTGHIVKVEQGEVTRQDVKLEKTLSTTSEAGLLGFELAPDFEQSNEAYAYYTYENGNDQFNRIVLLMLENNNWLEKSILLDEIPSGTYHHGGRVKIGPDQKLYATAGDASNPQNAQDLTTLGGKILRMNLDGSIPDDNPFPHSYVYSYGHRNPQGITWSPDGTMYASEHGQSANDEINKIEAGKNYGWPLIEGEEKQEGFISPLFTSGNDNTWAPSGMAFYDNKLYVSALRGTAVLEFDLKSKKVKEIVNVLGRIRDVWIEGNTLYWITNNTDGRGAPGEKDDQLYKLEL
- a CDS encoding DUF6773 family protein, whose amino-acid sequence is MGFWNKKMVDERVYNAQNKIYREIYILTMIIVIVSIVVKFYRFGVSMESVATEMIILIGASLYYGFRSSQLGVFSDEVELHDANSKFSYSTKQLILGVGFGLVIALFMGINSAYQYADSSSQAIEYFFVVFIVSLIIYVPLYLLLLFAAFKSALNKSQKVNSKMLEEDDDEAGRNQ